One part of the Anopheles coustani chromosome 2, idAnoCousDA_361_x.2, whole genome shotgun sequence genome encodes these proteins:
- the LOC131263898 gene encoding uncharacterized protein LOC131263898, whose amino-acid sequence MRSIRVSELFRPIITRLPFNRRHRANGWLKVFWRSSLGTHGFAGVELKNPPAESPPITGPLHHITKEPGIGSAPADAALHQRRMYIVNLGNFRRSERSTANERNVIDYLRSHTISPIPHFGSFVLAANKPKPGPNIGKKGTVFLDWIGLRMARNGQLERNEALP is encoded by the exons GATAATCACCCGTTTGCCCTTTAATCGTCGCCATCGTGCCAACGGCTGGCTAAAGGTGTTCTGGCGCTCATCCTTGGGGACGCACGGTTTCGCTGGGGTGGAATTAAAAAACCCCCCCGCAGAATCACCGCCGATCACAGGACCGCTCCATCACATCACCAAGGAACCTGGAATTGGAAGCGCTCCTGCCGATGCTGCACTTCACCAGCGGCGGATGTACATCGTTAATTTGGGAAATTTTCGGCGTTCTGAAAG ATCGACGGCAAACGAGCGGAATGTAATCGATTATCTGCGGAGCCACACTATCAGCCCCATCCCCCATTTCGGTAGTTTCGTGCTGGCCGCAAACAAACCCAAGCCGGGGCCCAACATAGGCAAAAAGGGGACCGTATTCCTGGATTGGATTGGTTTGCGGATGGCTCGAAATGGCCAACTGGAACGCAACGAGGCGCTACCGTAG